In Puniceicoccaceae bacterium, one DNA window encodes the following:
- a CDS encoding N-succinylarginine dihydrolase produces the protein MSQEPYVEINFDGLIGPTHHYGGLSNDNLASDLNRNRVSNPRRAALQGLAKMKALHDMGFPQAVLPPLLRPSLHALRAWGIPGTTPAELLQNASHLAPSLLSAACSASSMWTANAATVAPSCDTIDGRLHVRTANLQSKLHRSIEAWETCAYLQTLFGVGHVDPALPGGQAMADEGSANHTRLCPEASSMGLHVFVWGRDDADDALADGVTRRFTGRQTRLASETVARSLRLRPEQCLFLEQHANAIDAGVFHNDVIAVGNLNCYFCHERAYRKGNEALEALQLAYQQLTGDVLRCIVVSESDVSLERAVRTYLFNSQLVGTRDHMILIAPRECHEDAVVAAYLDQLCGQPDSPIREVRTFDLRESMRNGGGPACLRLRVVLSASELKAMGARVMMSDALYAELCSWVKHHYREKLTLDDLSDPTLLEQTHGAMHALSRILQMPLATDLQWRGS, from the coding sequence ATGAGCCAAGAACCCTATGTCGAAATCAATTTTGATGGTCTGATCGGCCCCACCCACCACTATGGTGGGCTGTCCAATGACAACCTGGCCTCGGACCTGAACCGCAATCGCGTGTCCAACCCTCGCCGGGCTGCCTTGCAGGGACTGGCCAAGATGAAAGCCCTGCACGACATGGGTTTCCCCCAGGCGGTTTTGCCACCGTTGCTCCGCCCCTCTCTGCACGCCCTGCGCGCTTGGGGTATTCCGGGAACCACACCGGCGGAGCTGCTGCAAAATGCCTCGCATCTTGCACCATCACTGCTCTCGGCTGCCTGCTCCGCTAGCAGCATGTGGACCGCCAATGCGGCCACAGTTGCACCCTCGTGCGACACCATCGACGGGCGACTGCATGTGCGTACCGCCAATCTGCAGAGCAAATTGCACCGGTCAATTGAGGCATGGGAAACCTGTGCGTACTTGCAAACCCTCTTCGGTGTAGGTCATGTGGATCCGGCACTTCCGGGCGGTCAGGCAATGGCGGATGAGGGGTCGGCCAACCACACCCGCTTGTGCCCGGAGGCAAGCTCCATGGGGCTGCATGTGTTCGTCTGGGGCCGCGATGATGCAGACGATGCATTGGCGGATGGGGTGACGCGACGCTTCACGGGTCGACAGACCCGATTGGCGTCAGAAACGGTGGCGCGATCACTGCGCCTGCGACCAGAGCAATGTTTGTTTCTGGAACAGCACGCCAACGCCATTGATGCCGGGGTGTTCCACAACGACGTGATCGCGGTGGGAAATCTGAACTGCTACTTCTGTCATGAGCGTGCCTACCGGAAGGGAAATGAGGCGTTGGAGGCTCTTCAGCTTGCCTACCAGCAACTCACGGGGGACGTGCTGCGCTGCATCGTGGTGAGCGAATCCGACGTTTCGCTGGAGCGTGCGGTGAGGACATACCTGTTCAACAGCCAGCTGGTGGGTACCCGGGATCACATGATACTCATTGCGCCACGGGAGTGTCACGAAGATGCGGTGGTTGCAGCCTACCTCGACCAGTTGTGCGGACAGCCCGACTCACCCATTCGCGAAGTGCGCACTTTTGATTTGCGGGAGAGCATGCGCAATGGCGGTGGCCCCGCTTGCCTGCGCCTGCGCGTTGTGCTCAGTGCCTCCGAGTTGAAGGCAATGGGTGCGCGGGTAATGATGAGTGATGCGCTGTATGCAGAGCTTTGCTCATGGGTGAAGCATCACTACCGTGAAAAACTCACGCTCGACGATCTGAGCGACCCGACTCTGCTGGAACAAACCCACGGAGCAATGCATGCGCTCTCCCGCATCCTGCAGATGCCACTGGCAACGGATCTGCAGTGGAGAGGAAGTTGA
- the astD gene encoding succinylglutamate-semialdehyde dehydrogenase, with translation MSESLSFLSDQWTRGSGERISVVSPYDGVEQYQFRANTAEEIELAVQSAAMALPSWSGQSLEQRTKLLEAYAELIRQHAESIAQTLSQEVGKPHWEALTEVNAMVGKVALSVQAHSQRCAVSTRGNAHTRFKPHGVMAVLGPYNFPCHLPNGHIVPALLAGNTVVFKPSEFTPRSSAWIPRLLLEAGLPAGAIQLVQGARATGEALVRHQRIDGLAFTGSVTTGESIARQVAATPGKIVALELGGNNPLVLWDVKDLHAAVLTILQSAFVTAGQRCTCARRLILSHADAKRLRPELVQRCARIRVGAPHDKPEPFCGPVIRPAVARELLAAQEALVRQGAEPWHELRLLRPDTGLLQPGILDVTAVPTREDREFFGPLLQVIRVDSFEAALEEANRTQFGLAAGLLSDDSECYERFYRDIRAGVVNWNVPLPGASGAAPFGGIARSGNFRPSGFFAADYCSYPVASMEEPTLQMPETPLPGLWT, from the coding sequence ATGTCTGAATCGCTCAGTTTCCTGTCCGACCAATGGACCCGTGGCAGCGGTGAACGCATCAGCGTAGTGTCACCTTACGATGGGGTGGAGCAGTACCAGTTCCGGGCAAATACGGCTGAAGAAATCGAGCTTGCCGTGCAGTCCGCCGCAATGGCTCTGCCCTCCTGGTCAGGTCAATCGCTCGAGCAGCGCACAAAGCTGCTCGAAGCCTATGCCGAACTCATTCGACAGCACGCCGAATCCATCGCGCAAACCCTCTCGCAGGAAGTGGGAAAACCCCACTGGGAAGCCCTGACGGAAGTGAATGCGATGGTTGGAAAAGTCGCGCTCTCGGTTCAGGCCCACTCCCAGCGCTGCGCCGTATCCACCCGTGGAAATGCTCACACGCGCTTCAAGCCCCATGGCGTGATGGCAGTGCTCGGTCCCTATAACTTTCCCTGCCACCTGCCCAACGGGCATATCGTACCGGCTCTGCTTGCCGGAAATACCGTGGTGTTCAAACCCAGTGAATTCACCCCGCGCAGTTCTGCCTGGATTCCACGGCTGCTGCTGGAAGCGGGTCTGCCTGCGGGTGCCATCCAACTTGTGCAGGGCGCCAGAGCCACGGGTGAGGCACTGGTGCGACACCAACGCATTGACGGACTTGCCTTCACGGGCAGCGTCACCACGGGCGAAAGCATCGCGCGTCAGGTTGCAGCTACTCCCGGCAAGATTGTTGCGCTTGAGCTGGGGGGCAACAACCCGCTTGTGCTCTGGGATGTGAAGGATCTTCATGCTGCGGTGCTGACGATCCTGCAATCCGCATTTGTCACGGCGGGACAGCGCTGCACCTGTGCGCGTCGGCTGATCCTCTCACACGCCGACGCCAAACGCCTTCGCCCCGAACTGGTTCAGCGTTGTGCACGGATTCGGGTCGGTGCTCCGCATGACAAACCGGAACCATTCTGTGGACCCGTCATCCGTCCCGCAGTCGCCCGGGAGTTGCTTGCAGCACAGGAGGCCCTTGTGCGCCAGGGCGCTGAACCCTGGCACGAACTGCGCCTGCTACGACCGGACACCGGACTACTGCAGCCCGGCATCCTTGACGTGACAGCAGTGCCCACTCGAGAGGACCGGGAGTTTTTTGGTCCATTGTTGCAAGTCATTCGCGTGGATAGTTTTGAAGCGGCGCTTGAAGAGGCGAACCGGACTCAATTTGGTCTGGCCGCCGGGTTGCTCAGTGACGATTCCGAGTGTTACGAACGGTTCTACCGGGACATTCGCGCGGGTGTGGTAAACTGGAATGTGCCATTGCCGGGTGCTTCAGGTGCGGCACCTTTTGGAGGAATCGCACGCAGTGGCAACTTTAGGCCCAGTGGATTTTTTGCCGCTGACTACTGCAGCTACCCCGTGGCATCCATGGAAGAACCCACCCTGCAAATGCCGGAAACCCCTCTGCCGGGACTCTGGACCTGA